The window ATGAATCCAGTTCATGTTCATCAAGAGTTCTGCTTCATTCAAAGATTATttccacacgcgcacacacacacacacacagagagccctATGCTGCCTTCAGGCTCTCAGATGTTAGTGACTGATAACACAaagacatatttatattcagtatAAAACTTAAGTAGGTTACAGATGAGACGTATTTATTCCTGTAACATCGCACACAAACTGAATGATAATAACACACTCCTGTCTTCTTTCAAGGTCGTCTCTTCTGCTGCTTAGAAAACCGCCAACTCTTTGATAGAAGTCAGTTAGGTTGTCTGCTTACATTTTCTGTATAAACCAGAGAATCTGAGTAGCTGttctcccagcatgctttgctcTCACAGCAGTCAGGACTACAGCTCATCAATGAACAGCAGAATGACAATTTCTCATCTGGACAGCCAGCTTCAAGCTACCGTCTTCCTCTGCTGAGCGAAGGAATATGTCCACGAGTGGCTGCTTGTGGCATTATAATAAAACCAGCAATAGTGGAGgtaatacaataatattgaTAGTAAAATCAGTATCAGAGTAgaaatgtgactaataataataataataataataattgcagcTGCGAGCAGCATTGATCAAGCCCTTGCATCTTCATAGgactcaaaatgtgtgtttctgtcctcATGATTCTGTCCTCAAACCCACGATCTGTTGAACCGACAATGACAACCCCAAATAAACCCACCTGCACACGTTAGGAAAAGTGCTTTATTCTGCTCAGCAAAGGCAACAATAACATCCGTTGACCTACAAATGTAACTAATACTTCCAGCGAGCAACCGGCAGCACGATCGAGCGCGTCGCCGGGgttcctcctgcttcctgcgCTCAAGAGACGACTCCGTGCTTCCTGCCCGTCTGGATGAAGGCGTCCACACAGTGGTCGATGTCTTCGTCCGTGTGGGCGGCGGAAATCTGCACGCGGATCCTGGCCTTGCCCTTTGGTACGACGGGGAAGGAGAATCCGATCACGTACACCCCTGTGGAGGGCGAGagaacatgttaaaaaaaaactcataatAGCACCCGAGAACATGAACTAcattattgttttcttcttttctatgaATTTCTCCCTTTTAACAGTTAATACAAGATCCTGGCAAAAgatcaaaacttttttttttacaaagcatCTCAGCCCTTAGGAAAGCTCTTGAAGAAGGGAAGGGGACTTTTTAACGGGATTCTTAAGTAGAGGAGAAAATGGTGGAAAGACATAAGAGGTAGCAGAAATATGAAAGAGTTAATGAAAATACTTGAGGTAAAAGATCTCGTCATAAACCGTAAAGGAGAAAGTTCTTAGAGAACGTCACAATTCTTTGGAATGTCTCAGGTTTTTTCGTGACTGTGAGCAACTCTTTGTTCCCAGTGGCGTCCCAGTGGTTTCCACTGGTGCCTCACCGAGCTTCAGCATGTCGTCGGACATCATGGAGGCCAGCCGGGCGTCGCCCAGCATCACGGGGCAGATGGGGTGAGCCAAGCCGGAGATGGTGAAGCCAGCCTGCGTCATCTTGTTCCTGAATCTGGACGGACAGCCAGAACAGAATATATTATTCTACAGAAGCATCGTCAGCAATATCAGATTTCTAATACACAATTATCGTGGCCTACTTGATCTGtagaacatttaaacaaacatacTCACCAGTCAAATTCATCCATTATTTCTATTGTGCCTTTTGTGGcaaatttttattatttacaccgtCAGCTCCCAAAGCAAATATGAAACACATGTTTCAAGAGAGGCGTAACTGTTTTCGCCAGAGGGCCTatagccccccctcccccctctcaccTCATGGTTTTGGCCACCATGCTCTGTGAAATCTCATTGGaggccagcagcagctccacagcCCGGGTGGCACAACCCACCAccggaggggggagggagttggAGAACAGGTACGGCCGCGAGCGCTGCCTCAGCAGGTCGATGAGGGGCTTGGGGCCGACTGTGTAGCCACCTagcggggaggggggtggggggacgaCGACAAAACGTATAAAACGGAGAAGGGAACATTCAACTTTGTTGAAGGAACAGCGTGCCATTTTTGGGGAAATTAGCTTGTTAAGTTTGTTTTCTGGTGGAACGTTAGATATTAAGGTTGACACAAATCTACTGTACGTATGAAAAATATAtggcggttagcttagcataagcaacaggggcgggggggggagagacgcacCAGCTGCTCCTCCCAGTGCTTTCCCCAGGGTGGAGTTAATGATGTCCACTCTGTCCATCACGCCCAGGAGCTCGTCCGTTCCTCTGCGAATCAACGGGAGGAACACCATTAGCTTTCACACCGATAGTCAGACGTCTAGACTCGTCCTTCTACAAACTCAATGTCACATCAGTGAAGCTGGAggtttttattatgtttaacgAACACTTTCATCCACATCCAAGACATTTAACTCCCAATATGTTTTTCTCATATGAAATACGTGATGTTATTGTATCAGGTGctatttaaaagagacagtACATCCTATCCTGCTGAAATAAAGCAGCATTATTCAACATGTTCTGATTGTATATGCTTAAAAAGGGAATGAAGTCCAATGTTGAACAGCTAACATGGCACTCAGGTCCCCTTGAAACTGTCTTTACATGATCGGACACGCAGCATTCTAAAAAGAAATGCACCTtttgagtttttattatttgtttgcgTTAATCAGGATCTTACCCACCTGCCTCGGGGCCCCAGGAATCCGGTGGCGTGGCATTCGTCTACAAACACCATGGCTCCGTACTGTTCGGCCAGGTCACAGATTTGCGATAACGGGGCCACGTCTCCGTCCATCGAGAAGACTCCGTCCGTCACGACCAGGCGCATGCGAGAGGACTGGGAGGACAAAACGGAGCCTGAATCAACACCGTCATCCTGATCCCATCACCTCAGGAATTTGGCTTTAATGAGCCGGACCCGTGTCAACCTCGTCTGAATAGATCCGTAATATTGTATGTGCGGTGGTGATTTAATACGATTGTTGACATGTCTTATttctaaataattaaaagcCCTCCACCCTCCAGTGAATGTTGGCGAGGATTTGGGAGGTAGCAAGCATGGTTGCTTTACACTGGAAAATGTTATAGACACTCAAAGGGCACACTGTGCAGCTTGTTACAGAGACAGACCAAACCGGTCTTCTAAATTTTTGGCAACGCCCAGAGATTTTTGGCCAGTTGAAACAGTTGCAAGCATATTTTATCAGCTGTAGCTTGGTTATTAAAGTAACCACAGCTCCATGAGTTGGTGGCTTGGCTTGCAGGTGGATTCTAGAGCCACTCTAAAAGGAGTTATGTCCCCCTCTGGTGGCGATTTGCACCCAACGCACAGTGAAAGAATGACTGCCCATAATGGATTTTTATGAATATACCGTTTCAGTGTACATGACACTTAGCAATCAAACTCCATTGTTTTGATTGTCATTATCTCCGGtaagcaaaagaaaagcttacatttatattatgttttagAAATGTACTACGGTGCAAATCATGATTTATGAACACATCTATAATGCGGTCAATACTTATGACAATTATATCTATTTGGATTTTTCGCAAACACGCCCCAAGCAAACAGTCAGTatggacggacacacacacacacacacacctgagactcTTTGAGCTTGGTCTCCAGGTTCTCGAGGTCCATGTGTTTGTAGCGCAGCCTCTTTGCTCGACACAGTCGGATCCCGTCGATGATGGAGGCATGGTTTAGCTCATCAGACAGCACTGCGTCCTCTGGTCCCAACAGAACCTGCGTGTGCGTACGAGAGCAAAGGGATACTTCACTCATCACAATTAGGAGAGCTCGTTCCTTAACGCAGGAGCCCTTCCCCCCCGTGAAGCGTGGCGTACCTCAAACAGTCCAGCGTTGGCATCAAAGCAGCTGGCGTAGAGGATGCAGTCCTCCCTCTCGTGAAACTGCGCCAGCTTCTGCTCCAGATTCTTGTGCAGATCCTACAAAACACACAGGGCGAACCCTTTAACCCTCAGACCTGCAAACTCATGAGGGGTGAAAAGGGtgacaggggggggggtaatattagtattagcctacagcaagatattaatgaaaactctTCGCAAAAGCTCCGGCACTTGACGACATGTTGTGCAGTCAACGCGCCTGGCAGCATTAAAGGATACATTCAACATGACGATGGATAACGGTGGTTAATGCTGATGAAATTCTAACTGAATGCTGCAGCAAGCTGCTCCACCGTCATGTTTCTAGACACCACTAACTCCTGTGTGTAGTTATTCAATGTGGGTGATTATCGGAACACAATGACAGTGAACAGTCAGCGGACAGCGGCGGTGGAGCTGGGCGTAAACTACGGTCTGCATGTTTCATTTACACACTGTATGAAGCGTAAAGTGGTCTCAAATTGACTTGACGTCAGATAACGAAGTATGACATACATATAAGACTGACAATAAGAGcgttttgtcaagtatttattgaagttgGTAGTATATTGAACAGGCATCAACAGAGCCACCTACTTTGTCCTTTACTCTCGTCCTCGCTCCGTGTCCTCGGCGTATGAACCAACCACAGCCTCCCGAACAGGTCGTGTATTTTACCGCAAAGTCATCCGTGTTTAGTCTTTAACAACATACCATAAAACGTGAAAGAGGCTAAACgatgaaaatgtgtatttcctaGTTAGTCGACGTGGGTCCTGAGAGGCCACTCCTACAACACATCTGCCTCAcggatgtaaacaaaaaaacagttaattaaaaaaaacagttaatctCGCACACCGGCCAGGTGACATGACCGCCCCCCCGAAAACAAAAACTCTTCGGATCTCCACGATCCACGTGGATGGCATATTTTGATTTCAAAACCCCGAATTTCGCCGAAAGGTGACACGTTTGCAGGTATGAACCCTCCACCTACCCGACCCAATTGGCAAGGTGCATGATTTGAGTGGCCAATCGGGCCTCGTACCTGTGTGCCACAGATGAATCTGACGGAGCTCAGTCCAGCACCGTGCGTCTTCAGAGCATCGATCCCGGCCTGCACCACCTCCGGGTGACTGGACAGTCCGAGGTAGTTGTTGGCGCAGAAATTCAATATGCCTGAGAGATAAAGAGTTTAGATGGGAAACAGGAAACCTCTTTGATCAGAAGGTCTCAGATgagtaaaacacaacaacaacaagtgcaAACTGAATAGAGATACGCTGCTATGGAAGTGTATAACGCCTCGCTGATTGTGTCCTCCAGTCAACTAACGTAGAGGCAGAGCGCCCAATGAATACACAGCACT of the Cyclopterus lumpus isolate fCycLum1 chromosome 8, fCycLum1.pri, whole genome shotgun sequence genome contains:
- the gcat gene encoding 2-amino-3-ketobutyrate coenzyme A ligase, mitochondrial codes for the protein MYLGKVARSLARPVGGALRPSARALNRSYSAVAEARAVLESELDGIRSAGTWKSERIITSRQGPRINVDGSSSSGILNFCANNYLGLSSHPEVVQAGIDALKTHGAGLSSVRFICGTQDLHKNLEQKLAQFHEREDCILYASCFDANAGLFEVLLGPEDAVLSDELNHASIIDGIRLCRAKRLRYKHMDLENLETKLKESQSSRMRLVVTDGVFSMDGDVAPLSQICDLAEQYGAMVFVDECHATGFLGPRGRGTDELLGVMDRVDIINSTLGKALGGAAGGYTVGPKPLIDLLRQRSRPYLFSNSLPPPVVGCATRAVELLLASNEISQSMVAKTMRFRNKMTQAGFTISGLAHPICPVMLGDARLASMMSDDMLKLGVYVIGFSFPVVPKGKARIRVQISAAHTDEDIDHCVDAFIQTGRKHGVVS